The window ATAGTTAACTCAAGATATTTTTCTATGTCAGCTTTCCACACCGATCTCCCCAGACCCTTTGGGCAACTTCTGTCCCAAATGCAGATCTCCAATCCCTCTGTGTCTGGCAGCATACGTGCTGCAGACTTGGGCATTTCTTTTTGCCCAAGCAGCTATGACCCACTGAGTAAGCACTACTTTTGCAGGACTTTCAGTGACCCAGAGCCAGGAAAAACGGCCAAGACTGGAAATCTCTCTTTAACTATTCCCTCCCAGAACAGCACATGCAGCCATTATTCAAGTCACTATCTTTAAGATAAAATTCTGACTCTCAATGCTAGGGCACAATGAAACTCTGAGGCAAGCAGGTAAGTCCATAGTGCCAATACTCCATTTCTCTTGCAGAGAGCTCTTCCGAGTAGCACATACAAGCCTCTTTTTAGTTTCAGCACAGAGATAACTGTCCTTTTCAAGATAGAGGTACTATCAAATGAAAAGTCagttaaaggattttttttttaatgaatcgCTTCAATGCACACCATCAAGAAACTGTGTGtgtaaatacatgtattttcaaGGAAAGCTGCATTTCACTGAAGTAAAACACTTATAAAAGGTGACACATTTTCTAGATAAGaccatttattttaacaaatagATGAGTCTTTACGATGAACTGGAGGCTGCAACAGCTGCTCTCTTGGGCTTCGGTGTGGTTCCCTCACGGAATCCATTCCTACAAGCAGAAATATTGTTACCACTTTTTGAAAGTATGATTCCTGCTCCAGGTTATTTTCTGacaagaagtattttaattcaAGTTCACTAGCTTTTTTCAGCTTATCTCAGTAATGCACTGAGATCACTACGGAGTTCATATGTTCAgacatttttaataagaaacatCTTATTAAGTTTTTGGAATAAGCAGTATGGTTTTCGCTCTATTCTGCTGAAGTAAATTTGAATTCTTCAAATAGGAAGATTTTAGTAACTGAGCGAACACTGCAAGACTGAATCAGATACAGCACACCTGCTGAAGACAGGCCTTACTTTATGTTCCTACTCAGCAACTCAGCAAAAGATTTCATGTTGGTGAAGTGCATGCCAATTTCTTACAGAAATCCTCTATGCCTTCAACTAGAGGTTAAGAGGGGCATGACAGAAGAAGAGTGAGCCCCGAGCTTGCTTTTGGATATGACATTTCCACTTCAGCAACACCCAGTGGAAAGCAGGCTGTAGCTGCACACTGTAAGGTattttctggctgctgctggcaaagACTGTGCTCACCAAAACAGAAAGATGAATGGATCCCTCAACTACACCCAGCTCTGGGACTTCAAAGACTCCTACTTTTCAGTATTAAATCCAATCTACATTTTTCCAACAAGACTCTTGAATTACTTGGTGTTTTTCATTCAGCTTTCTTGTGTATTAGGCCAGAAGCTACAGAGCTCAATTTTAGAACATGGAGGTCATACGAAGAAATTCTTAATGAGTTTTAACAGTACAATATCCCCACCATTACATAAGTACAACTCAAAGATTTGTAACAATTTTTAGAATTTTCACCCAGAATCTGATGTTAAAGCTACTTACTGCTAACTGAAATCCAAGCAAGAGAGTGACTACTGAAGTTTTTCCAGTTCTGAACTATTTTTTGTGGGCAAACAGGGACTGGAATGCACTTCAAGACTTGCCTCTTACAAAACCCCATGCTTCAGTGCAACCAGCAATTTAACTGGCTCACAAATAGAGGCAATACTGCACAAAgtacatcttttaaaatgtgggCATTTTATTACAATAAACTCTGTGTTCTGTACTATCTACACTTAACAGAAACATTAGAGCTTGTTATACACCCTATGTGTTAACagtgagagatttttttttaatcctcaaaGGAATAAGCAGCCAGTTATAGAAAGCATCAttcatttaataatatttttaagaagacAGGCCATACCACATTGACtgtactaaataaaaaaaaagttaactttgAGTGATGAATTTTACAATTAAGTGGTATCTATGCAGGATTCCACACCACACTAGTCTGTAATAAAATGTTATACCTGAATCGACGGTAGACCTTTTTCAGGTGCCTCATGCGACCAGTCCCAGTGGTGTTGCGTCTTTTAGCTTTTGCACTCCAGTTATCTAAAACATACAAGTTACTGTTACACATCTGCACCAAATAATTAAGTTGTACATTACACCTGTATAGCGCAATTATTCAATgtgacagaagcaaaaaaataaagtcaattTCCTTTCAGTAATACTGCCCATTAGCTAAAATAGTTAAATCGgcattaatttgaaaaaagctCCAAACACTGCAAAACGACACAGTATTCCTCCAAAAGTCAAGACTACTGaagacaaacacacacagatttttaaacTCAAGTCAGTTAAAACTTTGTTACTTACACTTTCTCTTACGCTTAGCAGGGTAACCACATTTCCCACAGGTGGATTTCTGCAGATGGTACGCCTTGGACCCACATCGACGACACAAGGTGTGTGTCTTATTTCGCCGCTTACCAAATGACGACGTACCCTTCGtctgaaaagcatttcaagACGCGGCACATTAGAAATATCACTAGCACTTGCAAGTCACGGCTAAGAGAAGAAGAAGCTCCTCAGAAAAACACGCACAAATCCACAAAGTCCAATAAACACGTCAGAGGCACACCGAACTCTGAAACAGTAACTCAGTTTCGCCTACAGGTCGCTCTCATTTTTAGAAATCATTTCCTTACGCCTCTCGCCGCCATTCCctacccccctgcccccccgggctgaaataaaacaaaaccaccgGGCGGTTATCCCCGACTCCCTTCTCATCTCCCCCACCTCACCACC is drawn from Haliaeetus albicilla chromosome Z, bHalAlb1.1, whole genome shotgun sequence and contains these coding sequences:
- the RPL37 gene encoding large ribosomal subunit protein eL37, which encodes MTKGTSSFGKRRNKTHTLCRRCGSKAYHLQKSTCGKCGYPAKRKRKYNWSAKAKRRNTTGTGRMRHLKKVYRRFRNGFREGTTPKPKRAAVAASSSS